In the Streptomyces sp. 840.1 genome, one interval contains:
- a CDS encoding low temperature requirement protein A, with protein sequence MSDVQSAGPSQRTAAEERHATWLELFFDLIVVTGTAQLAHMLHGEPSMADVGLFALLYLAFWTIWMCFTVYGNVAGDRARTWTVLLAMLGMAVLAASVAGVHEGEHLRTFAVTYVVLRFVASGVWRRRGQMVVDWPVAQFGAGVTPWIVSIWVNGRALYWLWGAGLAIDLWATLSFSARNLQENAEARRAAVRERAEKHGVISERDNRRLDFTLAHIDPAHLGERLGLFTIIVLGEGVAQLVSVSSGAHWDHSLRSLGVAGFLLLVAIWWLSLVHGYGGVPNLHESDLPPRLVLVLHCVANGTLTALAAGLGASMEHRHGELPENVRWVLCGSFATYAVISAVGAVVSRRAARVPAGWGGLLGHLLPPLVLSLTLGSLGGRLPTVALVWLLVGGAGWSLLGHVARSGRPAFTHRT encoded by the coding sequence ATGTCAGATGTGCAGAGTGCTGGACCTTCCCAGCGGACCGCGGCAGAGGAGCGCCACGCCACGTGGCTGGAGCTCTTCTTCGATCTGATCGTCGTTACCGGCACGGCGCAGCTGGCGCACATGCTGCACGGTGAGCCGAGCATGGCGGACGTCGGGTTGTTCGCTCTCCTCTACCTGGCGTTCTGGACCATCTGGATGTGCTTCACGGTCTATGGCAACGTCGCCGGTGACCGGGCGCGCACCTGGACCGTTCTGCTCGCCATGCTCGGCATGGCCGTCCTTGCCGCGTCTGTGGCGGGTGTGCACGAGGGCGAGCATCTGCGGACGTTCGCGGTCACCTACGTGGTGCTGCGCTTCGTGGCGAGCGGTGTCTGGCGGCGGCGCGGCCAGATGGTGGTGGACTGGCCCGTCGCACAGTTCGGCGCGGGCGTGACGCCGTGGATCGTGTCCATCTGGGTGAACGGCCGGGCGCTCTACTGGCTCTGGGGTGCGGGTCTGGCCATCGACCTGTGGGCCACGCTCAGCTTCTCCGCCCGCAATCTCCAGGAAAACGCCGAGGCCCGCCGCGCCGCGGTCAGGGAGCGTGCCGAGAAGCACGGCGTCATCAGCGAACGCGACAACCGGCGGCTCGACTTCACCCTCGCCCATATCGATCCGGCCCATCTCGGCGAGCGGCTCGGCCTGTTCACCATCATCGTGCTCGGCGAGGGCGTCGCCCAGCTCGTGTCGGTGAGCTCCGGCGCGCACTGGGACCACAGCTTGCGGTCGCTCGGGGTCGCCGGATTCCTGCTGCTGGTGGCCATCTGGTGGCTGTCGCTCGTGCACGGCTACGGCGGCGTGCCGAATCTGCACGAATCCGACCTCCCCCCGCGCCTGGTGCTCGTGCTCCACTGCGTCGCCAACGGCACGCTCACCGCCCTGGCCGCCGGCCTCGGCGCGTCGATGGAGCACCGCCACGGCGAGCTGCCCGAGAATGTGCGCTGGGTGCTGTGCGGAAGCTTCGCCACGTACGCGGTGATCAGTGCGGTGGGTGCGGTGGTGTCGCGACGGGCGGCCAGGGTTCCGGCCGGCTGGGGAGGACTGCTCGGCCATCTGCTCCCTCCACTCGTCCTGTCGCTGACGCTCGGCTCCCTCGGGGGCAGGCTGCCCACGGTCGCATTGGTCTGGCTGCTGGTCGGCGGGGCGGGCTGGAGCCTGCTCGGGCATGTGGCGCGGTCGGGGCGGCCCGCCTTCACTCACCGCACATGA
- a CDS encoding MerR family transcriptional regulator: MRIGQLARRSGVSVRALRYYEEQRLLESARTPGGQRDYSDEALERVQLIQDLFAAGLSSRTVVELLPCVSTGVATPAMLDQLIVERDRIAARIQDLTRAKTKLGHVIENVTAATAANVSQD, encoded by the coding sequence ATGCGCATCGGACAGCTGGCCAGGCGGTCGGGGGTCAGCGTGCGGGCCCTGCGCTACTACGAGGAACAGCGGCTCCTGGAATCGGCGCGGACGCCCGGCGGGCAGCGCGACTATTCCGACGAGGCCCTGGAGCGGGTCCAGCTCATCCAGGACCTCTTCGCGGCCGGACTCTCCAGCCGTACCGTCGTCGAACTCCTCCCGTGCGTGAGCACCGGCGTCGCGACCCCCGCCATGCTCGACCAGCTCATCGTCGAACGCGACCGCATCGCAGCACGCATCCAGGACCTGACCCGGGCCAAGACCAAACTCGGTCACGTGATCGAGAACGTGACCGCGGCGACCGCGGCGAACGTGTCGCAGGACTGA
- a CDS encoding Sua5/YciO/YrdC/YwlC family protein, producing MNSDATAPRDAADMEDIRRALRGDAAVVLPNPPPLTHVVTATRPHTVNEAKARPAAQPVALWAHHPATLRTVTACTGLDPAGTALAGRLLAEEHLTLLLPLRTDTRLPAWLPPACKDGWVLLFGARWHPLVPLLDDHPVLYVSSANRTGHQPATTPAEALAMFPASVPVLHLPHPGDDPADSATRRATTTVALHPDGNLALHRTGAQDQPYPHPDDYLAHLRTQYTPSFT from the coding sequence ATGAACTCCGACGCCACCGCGCCGCGGGACGCAGCAGACATGGAGGACATCCGCCGCGCCCTGCGCGGGGATGCGGCCGTGGTGCTGCCGAACCCCCCGCCGCTGACCCACGTCGTCACCGCCACCCGGCCACACACCGTGAACGAGGCCAAGGCAAGACCCGCCGCTCAGCCGGTCGCCCTGTGGGCCCACCACCCAGCCACTCTCCGCACCGTCACCGCCTGCACCGGTCTTGACCCTGCGGGTACGGCCCTGGCCGGCCGGCTGCTCGCCGAGGAACACCTCACCCTGCTGCTGCCGCTCCGCACGGACACCCGCTTGCCGGCGTGGCTCCCGCCCGCCTGCAAGGACGGCTGGGTGCTGCTCTTCGGCGCCCGCTGGCACCCGCTCGTGCCGCTCCTGGACGACCACCCGGTGCTGTACGTGAGCAGCGCCAACCGCACGGGCCACCAGCCCGCCACCACCCCCGCCGAAGCACTGGCCATGTTCCCCGCCAGCGTCCCCGTCCTGCACCTGCCACACCCGGGCGACGATCCGGCGGACAGTGCGACCAGGCGGGCAACGACCACCGTGGCCCTGCACCCCGACGGCAACCTGGCACTGCACCGCACCGGCGCCCAGGACCAGCCCTACCCGCACCCGGACGACTACCTCGCCCACCTGCGAACGCAGTACACGCCCTCGTTCACCTGA
- a CDS encoding SDR family NAD(P)-dependent oxidoreductase, which yields MNPTYDFTRQVAFVTGASSGMGLATARAFAEAGAAVALADINEDAVNTAAKQLADDGHQVLALVCDVTDEDQVAAAVDRTVEAFGGLDMAYNNAGIMPPPTDAADENAEQFDRVQGINLRGIWASVKHELRHMRTQGSGAIVNCSSLGGLVGNPGRAAYHASKHGVIGLTKSVALEYGSRGVRVNAVCPGTISTPMVDAMVEGGDLDRHQAEAGQAIDRLGTADEIAQAVLWLCSDGASYVTGIALPVDGGYVAQ from the coding sequence ATGAACCCCACGTACGACTTCACCCGCCAGGTCGCCTTCGTCACCGGCGCCTCTTCCGGCATGGGCCTGGCCACCGCCCGCGCCTTCGCCGAAGCAGGCGCGGCCGTCGCCCTAGCTGACATCAACGAGGACGCCGTCAACACCGCCGCGAAGCAGCTCGCCGACGACGGCCATCAGGTCCTTGCGCTGGTCTGTGACGTCACCGATGAAGACCAGGTCGCCGCCGCCGTCGACCGCACCGTCGAAGCCTTCGGCGGCCTGGACATGGCCTACAACAACGCCGGGATCATGCCCCCGCCCACCGACGCCGCCGACGAGAACGCCGAGCAGTTCGACCGCGTCCAGGGCATCAACCTCCGGGGCATCTGGGCAAGCGTGAAACACGAACTGCGCCACATGCGCACCCAGGGCAGCGGCGCGATCGTCAACTGCTCCTCCCTCGGCGGCCTCGTCGGCAACCCCGGCCGCGCCGCGTACCACGCCTCCAAGCACGGCGTGATCGGTCTCACCAAGAGCGTCGCCCTCGAATACGGCTCCCGCGGCGTCCGGGTCAACGCCGTCTGCCCCGGCACCATCAGCACCCCCATGGTCGACGCCATGGTCGAAGGCGGAGACCTCGACCGCCACCAGGCCGAAGCAGGCCAGGCCATCGACCGACTCGGCACCGCCGACGAGATCGCCCAGGCCGTCCTCTGGCTCTGCAGCGACGGCGCCAGCTACGTCACCGGCATCGCCCTGCCCGTCGACGGCGGCTACGTCGCCCAATAG
- a CDS encoding IS5 family transposase — protein MQPSQSYPSDLSDARWELIRPTLEAWRQARAGIRKPTHDLRTLMNAILYVDRTGIPWRYLPHDFPPHQTVYGYFARWEADGIFDQLTNILRGKVRKAEGRASQPSACLIDSQSIKTSATVPLTSQGIDPAKKIIGRKRHIVTDTLGLLLAVAVTAASVHDSAAGTQLMTKVAALHPTISKAWADNGYKTKAVEHAAHLGIDLEIVQRDPTTRGFHVQPRRWVIERTLGWLMHHRRLARDYETHPHRSAAMIQLAAINLMTRRLTHETTLNWRDT, from the coding sequence ATGCAGCCCTCACAGTCCTACCCCAGCGACCTGTCCGACGCCCGCTGGGAACTCATCCGCCCCACGCTGGAAGCCTGGCGCCAGGCCCGCGCCGGCATCCGCAAGCCCACCCACGACCTACGCACCCTGATGAACGCCATCCTCTACGTCGACCGCACCGGCATTCCCTGGCGCTACCTCCCCCACGACTTCCCACCCCACCAGACCGTCTACGGCTACTTCGCCCGCTGGGAAGCCGACGGCATCTTCGACCAGCTCACCAACATCCTCCGCGGCAAGGTCCGCAAGGCCGAAGGCCGCGCGAGCCAGCCCAGCGCCTGCCTGATCGACAGCCAGAGCATCAAGACTTCCGCCACCGTCCCCCTGACCAGCCAAGGTATCGACCCGGCCAAGAAGATCATCGGACGCAAACGGCACATCGTCACCGACACCCTCGGCCTCCTCCTGGCCGTCGCCGTCACCGCCGCGAGCGTCCACGACTCCGCGGCCGGCACCCAGCTCATGACCAAGGTCGCCGCACTCCACCCAACGATCAGCAAAGCCTGGGCCGACAACGGCTACAAGACCAAAGCCGTCGAACACGCCGCCCACCTCGGCATCGACCTCGAGATCGTCCAACGCGACCCCACCACCAGAGGCTTCCACGTCCAGCCACGCCGATGGGTCATCGAACGCACCCTCGGCTGGCTCATGCACCACCGCCGCCTCGCCCGCGACTACGAAACCCACCCCCACCGATCAGCAGCCATGATCCAGCTGGCCGCCATCAACCTCATGACCCGCCGCCTCACCCACGAGACCACCCTCAACTGGCGCGACACCTAG
- a CDS encoding 2-isopropylmalate synthase: MVLVDVVRESAIAGRVVLWEESARDGAQAKTLMTPGFRVALARETGRVFGADGPRHVVFAAGFPAVCAEEFEAVRRVAVEAEGAVSVAAVCRGARRDLAQAVASVRGSRHARVMVVVPASEAMAQVMVHRTAPEALQAGVDLVKEARDLDEEVAVDVCLADASRADHALMALYAQTMTGAGAGLVVLADTVGAQLPAACGEMFNRVRAQAGGEVVLASHLHNDLGLGLANTLQALDAGVRVVSSSWLGIAERAGMVATEQLLFLLARHADDLLGADAVPWWAPPDLTRLPDIARMVSEETGVPLSVTTPIVGTGVGSISTGTPFVHPELFQPYDPQEVLGVAPRVVLTHLASTRVVTSVATGLGHTLDREQTRAAMAWVKQRAYRTGQPVIDDTVFADYLDGLTHRPAGTTS; this comes from the coding sequence GTGGTCCTTGTGGATGTGGTGCGGGAGTCGGCCATTGCGGGGCGGGTAGTGCTGTGGGAGGAGTCGGCCCGGGACGGCGCTCAGGCGAAGACGCTGATGACTCCGGGCTTCCGGGTGGCGCTGGCGCGTGAGACGGGTCGGGTCTTCGGAGCGGACGGTCCCCGGCACGTGGTGTTCGCCGCCGGGTTTCCCGCAGTGTGCGCCGAGGAGTTCGAGGCAGTACGCCGCGTCGCGGTGGAGGCGGAGGGCGCGGTGAGTGTCGCGGCGGTCTGCCGCGGGGCACGGCGGGATCTGGCGCAGGCGGTGGCCTCCGTGCGGGGCAGCCGTCATGCCCGGGTGATGGTGGTGGTGCCCGCGTCGGAGGCGATGGCGCAGGTGATGGTCCACCGCACTGCCCCGGAGGCTCTGCAGGCCGGGGTCGACCTGGTGAAGGAGGCCCGTGATCTGGACGAGGAGGTGGCGGTGGATGTGTGTCTGGCGGACGCGTCCCGCGCCGATCACGCGCTGATGGCCCTCTATGCGCAGACCATGACCGGGGCGGGCGCGGGGCTGGTCGTCCTGGCGGACACGGTCGGCGCCCAGCTCCCGGCAGCCTGCGGGGAGATGTTCAACCGCGTGCGGGCACAAGCCGGCGGCGAGGTGGTGCTGGCCTCTCATCTGCACAACGATCTCGGGCTGGGCCTGGCCAACACCTTGCAAGCACTGGACGCGGGGGTGCGGGTGGTCTCCTCCTCGTGGCTGGGCATCGCCGAGCGGGCCGGGATGGTCGCCACCGAGCAACTGCTGTTCCTGCTCGCCCGGCACGCGGACGATCTGCTGGGAGCGGATGCGGTGCCGTGGTGGGCGCCGCCGGATCTGACGCGGCTGCCGGACATCGCGCGGATGGTGAGCGAGGAGACGGGCGTCCCGCTGAGCGTCACCACGCCGATTGTCGGGACCGGGGTGGGTTCCATCTCCACCGGCACACCGTTCGTCCATCCGGAACTCTTCCAGCCCTACGATCCGCAGGAGGTGCTTGGTGTCGCCCCCCGTGTGGTCCTGACCCATCTGGCCAGTACCCGGGTCGTCACCTCGGTCGCCACGGGCCTGGGCCACACGCTGGACCGTGAGCAGACCCGCGCGGCGATGGCCTGGGTCAAACAGCGCGCCTACCGCACCGGCCAGCCCGTCATCGACGACACCGTCTTCGCCGACTACCTCGACGGCCTCACCCACCGCCCCGCCGGGACCACGTCATGA
- a CDS encoding TetR/AcrR family transcriptional regulator yields MTVQRADARRNYARILAVAEEEVAAHGRDASLEQIARNAGVGSATVRRHFPGRRALLEAVFSERIEVLCTRAGELAGAADARAALLEWLGALTTYAASARGMADSLVQDGTTDDQEHVNACSAKLTGAADPLLRQAVKAGAVKPDVTVADLVALVTGIALATEHHPDAVAEAHRLLGLTVGGISPRG; encoded by the coding sequence ATGACCGTTCAGCGCGCGGACGCCCGACGTAACTACGCGCGGATCCTCGCTGTCGCCGAGGAGGAGGTCGCCGCGCACGGCCGTGACGCGTCCCTGGAGCAGATCGCACGCAACGCGGGGGTCGGCTCGGCCACCGTGCGCAGGCACTTCCCAGGCCGACGCGCGCTGCTGGAGGCAGTCTTCAGCGAGCGAATCGAGGTCCTGTGCACCCGCGCGGGCGAGCTGGCCGGAGCGGCCGACGCGCGAGCCGCGCTGCTGGAGTGGCTGGGCGCACTCACCACGTACGCCGCGTCCGCGAGGGGAATGGCCGATTCGCTGGTCCAGGACGGGACGACGGACGACCAGGAACACGTGAACGCCTGCTCGGCGAAGCTCACGGGGGCGGCCGACCCGTTGCTGCGGCAGGCCGTGAAGGCGGGCGCGGTGAAGCCGGACGTCACCGTCGCCGACCTGGTCGCGCTGGTCACGGGCATCGCCCTGGCCACGGAACACCACCCGGACGCCGTCGCGGAGGCGCACCGGCTGCTCGGTCTGACCGTGGGGGGAATCAGCCCTCGGGGGTGA
- a CDS encoding MFS transporter gives MPSATGPATGKLPFVVWVLAAGTFLMGTTEFVIAGLLPEMAADLNVSVSHAGLLITAFAVGMIVGGPTMAMATLRLPQRHTLIGALAVFALGHAVAALSTSFTVVLTARVVTALATGAFWAVGFVIATTTAGPARSTRAVGVMMGGLTLANVIGVPIGSFVGHYIGWRGPFWALAVLAALAAAFVGRFIPRTEQRAEVSVCAEVRALKQGRLWLALAAAVLIMGGVLATYTYITPLLTDRAGIPAGAVPLVLIAFGIGALGGTSIGGRLGDHRPMATTITASAATSLILLALIPASNSPAAAVILIFGMALAGFTVNPVVTSLAVRFAGDAPTLTSALTTSGYNTGIAAGSLAAGHALDSSLGLTGPALVGAVFAALTLLPLIALALRGATGPSRIVAHHTTDTEHPRTEDAAATSPR, from the coding sequence ATGCCCTCCGCCACCGGGCCCGCCACCGGCAAGCTGCCCTTCGTCGTCTGGGTGCTCGCCGCCGGCACGTTCCTGATGGGCACCACCGAGTTCGTCATCGCCGGACTGCTGCCCGAGATGGCCGCCGACCTGAACGTCAGCGTGTCCCACGCCGGCCTCCTGATCACCGCGTTCGCCGTCGGGATGATCGTCGGCGGGCCCACCATGGCCATGGCCACCCTGCGCCTGCCCCAGCGCCACACCCTCATCGGGGCGCTCGCCGTCTTCGCCCTCGGCCACGCCGTCGCCGCGCTCAGCACCTCCTTCACCGTCGTGCTCACCGCCCGGGTCGTGACAGCCCTGGCCACCGGCGCGTTCTGGGCCGTCGGCTTCGTCATCGCCACCACCACCGCGGGCCCTGCGCGGTCCACGCGGGCGGTCGGCGTCATGATGGGCGGCCTCACCCTGGCCAACGTCATCGGCGTGCCGATCGGCTCGTTCGTCGGCCACTACATCGGCTGGCGCGGCCCCTTCTGGGCGCTCGCCGTCCTCGCCGCGCTGGCCGCCGCGTTCGTCGGCCGGTTCATCCCCCGTACCGAGCAGCGGGCCGAGGTCTCCGTGTGCGCCGAGGTCCGGGCCCTCAAGCAGGGGCGGCTGTGGCTGGCGCTCGCCGCTGCAGTGCTGATCATGGGCGGGGTCCTGGCGACGTACACCTACATCACGCCGCTGCTGACCGACCGGGCGGGCATCCCGGCCGGCGCCGTACCGCTCGTGTTGATCGCCTTCGGCATCGGCGCGCTGGGCGGCACCTCGATCGGCGGCCGTCTCGGCGACCACCGCCCGATGGCCACCACGATCACCGCATCGGCAGCCACCTCCCTCATCCTGCTGGCCCTGATCCCCGCCTCGAACAGCCCCGCGGCCGCCGTGATCCTGATCTTCGGCATGGCGCTGGCCGGGTTCACCGTCAACCCGGTCGTCACCTCCCTCGCCGTCCGCTTCGCAGGCGACGCCCCCACCCTCACCTCGGCACTGACCACCTCCGGCTACAACACCGGCATCGCCGCCGGGTCCCTCGCAGCGGGCCACGCGCTGGACTCCTCGCTCGGTCTGACCGGCCCGGCCCTGGTAGGCGCGGTCTTCGCCGCGCTCACCCTGCTGCCCCTGATCGCCCTCGCACTGCGCGGCGCCACCGGCCCCTCCCGGATCGTTGCCCACCACACCACCGACACCGAACACCCGCGAACCGAGGACGCCGCCGCGACATCCCCGCGCTGA
- a CDS encoding NADP-dependent oxidoreductase — translation MRAARFHEYGEAESLVIEQAPDPRPGVGEIRVRVAAASVNPIDWKLRAGALRQLIPVELPAIPGRDAAGVVDEIGDGVQGVSVGDRVFGLGGVTGATAELAVLSAWAHTPDQWNDEQAAGAGLASVTAMRGLNALGPLSGRTLLVEGAAGGVGSAAVEIAVAQGATVIGTASERNHEFLTALGAVPTTYGPGLAQRLSALAPRGVDTALDTAASGSLDDLVAITGDPKRVSTVADHAGGQRLGTHVVNAENDSALLSAAAELGRQGRYTPRIEQTYPLERTADAHAQAERGRTRGKIVICI, via the coding sequence ATGCGCGCAGCCCGGTTCCACGAATACGGCGAAGCGGAGAGCCTGGTGATCGAGCAGGCCCCCGACCCGCGCCCCGGAGTCGGTGAGATCCGGGTCCGGGTCGCGGCGGCCAGCGTCAATCCCATCGACTGGAAGCTGCGTGCCGGCGCCCTGCGGCAGCTGATTCCCGTGGAGCTACCCGCCATCCCCGGGCGCGACGCCGCAGGAGTGGTCGACGAGATCGGTGACGGAGTACAGGGGGTGAGCGTCGGCGACCGCGTCTTCGGGCTGGGCGGTGTCACCGGCGCGACAGCGGAACTGGCTGTCCTCTCGGCCTGGGCCCACACCCCCGACCAGTGGAACGACGAGCAGGCCGCCGGCGCCGGTCTCGCGTCCGTGACCGCGATGCGCGGCCTGAACGCGCTCGGCCCCCTCTCCGGGCGCACCCTTCTCGTCGAGGGCGCCGCCGGGGGCGTGGGCAGCGCGGCAGTCGAGATCGCTGTGGCGCAAGGTGCCACCGTGATCGGGACGGCCAGCGAACGCAACCACGAGTTCCTCACCGCACTCGGCGCCGTGCCCACCACGTACGGTCCCGGCCTCGCGCAGCGCCTGTCCGCTCTGGCCCCGCGCGGAGTCGACACAGCGCTCGACACCGCGGCCTCCGGATCCCTGGACGACCTCGTCGCGATCACGGGCGACCCGAAGCGCGTCTCAACGGTCGCCGACCATGCGGGCGGTCAGCGCCTGGGTACGCACGTGGTCAACGCGGAGAACGATTCCGCCCTGCTGTCCGCAGCTGCGGAACTGGGCCGGCAAGGCCGCTACACGCCCCGTATCGAACAGACCTACCCCCTGGAGCGAACCGCCGACGCCCACGCGCAGGCCGAGCGCGGGCGCACCCGAGGAAAGATCGTTATCTGCATCTGA
- a CDS encoding NmrA/HSCARG family protein, with amino-acid sequence MPTESAPVLVIGATGQQGGATARALLASGVPVRALVRDPATERARAVETLGAALVTGDLDDRESLTRAAAGARAVFSVQMPDVNGRAFDGEVEQAVNLIESARAAGVPQFVHTSVSGAGQHTSWVKGDWAWMEPYYTAKAGIQDRVREAGFAHWTLIKPGFFMENFRPAAEIMFPRGYEGGLVSLLKPATRLSLVAVEDIGRAVAAAVAAPERFDGVELELASDSLTMADIAEVLSRCLGTEVTAPDLTKEEAVAAGMPDMGFGQAHLNESPQPALPEFARDLGIPLTTFEEWAGAHLRANG; translated from the coding sequence ATGCCTACAGAATCCGCACCCGTCCTGGTCATCGGCGCCACCGGTCAGCAGGGCGGCGCGACCGCACGCGCCCTGCTGGCGTCGGGCGTTCCGGTCCGGGCGTTGGTCCGCGACCCCGCTACCGAACGGGCGAGAGCCGTCGAGACGCTCGGCGCCGCACTGGTCACCGGCGATCTCGATGACCGCGAGTCCCTGACCAGGGCCGCCGCAGGAGCCCGCGCCGTCTTCTCGGTGCAGATGCCTGACGTGAACGGACGTGCCTTCGACGGCGAGGTCGAACAGGCCGTCAACCTGATCGAGAGCGCGAGGGCCGCCGGAGTGCCGCAGTTCGTGCACACCTCCGTCTCCGGTGCGGGACAGCACACGAGCTGGGTCAAGGGCGACTGGGCCTGGATGGAGCCGTACTACACCGCGAAGGCCGGGATCCAGGACCGGGTCCGAGAGGCGGGCTTCGCGCACTGGACGCTGATCAAACCGGGGTTCTTCATGGAGAACTTCCGCCCCGCCGCGGAGATCATGTTCCCCCGCGGCTACGAGGGCGGCCTCGTGAGCCTCCTGAAGCCCGCGACCCGGCTGTCGCTCGTCGCGGTCGAGGACATCGGCAGGGCAGTCGCGGCGGCGGTCGCGGCCCCCGAGCGGTTCGACGGGGTCGAGCTGGAGCTGGCGAGCGACAGCCTGACAATGGCGGACATCGCCGAGGTCCTCTCACGCTGCCTGGGCACCGAGGTGACCGCGCCCGACCTGACCAAGGAGGAGGCGGTCGCCGCCGGGATGCCCGACATGGGCTTCGGACAGGCACACCTCAACGAGTCCCCTCAGCCCGCCCTTCCGGAATTCGCCCGGGACCTCGGCATCCCCCTCACCACCTTCGAGGAGTGGGCTGGGGCCCACCTGCGCGCCAACGGCTGA